Proteins encoded within one genomic window of Flavobacterium gilvum:
- a CDS encoding SGNH/GDSL hydrolase family protein has protein sequence MDWPYLNKYKTENKQISNPISGEKRIVFFGDSITEGWKTINPDFFIGKSYINRGINGQTTSQMLLRFRSDVIELKPKIVVILAGTNDIAGNTGPTEPKTTIGNIVSMCELAKANKIKVVLCSILPAHDYPWRRGMKPAEKIEALNEIILKYAKANDILYVDYYSAMVNEEKGLKPIYSEDGVHPNKKGYSLMEPIVEASLSIL, from the coding sequence ATGGATTGGCCTTATTTAAATAAATACAAAACAGAAAACAAACAGATTTCTAATCCTATTTCAGGAGAAAAGCGGATTGTATTTTTTGGAGATTCCATAACCGAAGGCTGGAAAACCATTAATCCTGATTTTTTCATTGGAAAATCATATATTAACAGAGGTATTAATGGTCAAACGACATCACAAATGCTCTTGCGTTTTCGATCGGATGTTATTGAACTAAAACCCAAAATTGTAGTTATTTTGGCAGGGACAAATGATATCGCTGGAAATACAGGCCCAACAGAGCCCAAAACCACCATTGGAAATATTGTTTCGATGTGCGAATTGGCAAAAGCAAACAAAATCAAAGTTGTTCTTTGTTCCATACTTCCTGCCCATGATTATCCGTGGCGACGAGGAATGAAACCCGCCGAAAAAATAGAAGCATTGAACGAAATAATTCTAAAATATGCTAAAGCAAATGATATTCTGTATGTCGACTATTATTCGGCGATGGTGAATGAAGAAAAAGGTTTAAAACCCATTTATTCCGAAGATGGTGTTCATCCAAATAAAAAGGGATATTCTTTGATGGAGCCAATCGTAGAAGCCTCCCTTAGTATTTTGTAA
- the cysM gene encoding cysteine synthase CysM — translation MKTYKLVELIGNTPLVETTRLVENKNVKLLLKLEGDNPGGSVKDRAAYNMIASAIERGDIKKGDKLIEATSGNTGIALAMIAQLFNIEIELVLPEDSTKERTQTMLAYGATVIQTPASQGIIGSRDYADKKVAEGGYVMLNQFANDDNWKAHYKTTGPEIWNDTDGTVTHFVSAMGTTGTIIGTSTYLKEKNSNIQIIGAQPSEGSQIPGIRKWPQEYLPKIFDASKVDLTVDVSEKEAREMTKRLAKEEGIFAGMSSGGSVSVAVKIANQLESGVVVAVICDRGDRYLSSDLFD, via the coding sequence ATGAAAACCTATAAATTAGTTGAACTAATCGGGAACACCCCCTTGGTAGAAACAACCCGTTTAGTTGAAAATAAAAATGTAAAACTGTTATTGAAACTTGAAGGCGACAATCCTGGCGGAAGCGTAAAAGACCGTGCTGCATACAATATGATTGCCTCAGCCATCGAAAGAGGAGATATAAAAAAAGGAGATAAATTAATTGAGGCGACCAGCGGTAACACTGGAATTGCCCTTGCCATGATTGCTCAATTATTCAACATCGAAATAGAATTGGTTTTACCCGAAGATTCTACGAAAGAACGCACTCAAACCATGTTGGCTTATGGCGCAACGGTTATCCAGACACCAGCCAGTCAAGGAATAATTGGTTCCAGAGATTATGCCGACAAAAAAGTTGCCGAAGGCGGATATGTAATGCTCAATCAGTTTGCCAATGATGACAACTGGAAAGCCCATTACAAAACCACGGGTCCCGAAATCTGGAATGATACCGATGGAACTGTTACCCATTTTGTATCGGCAATGGGGACGACAGGAACCATTATTGGTACCTCAACATATCTGAAAGAAAAAAATTCAAATATCCAAATTATTGGGGCACAACCTAGTGAAGGCTCGCAGATTCCTGGTATTCGAAAATGGCCACAGGAATATTTACCCAAAATTTTTGATGCCTCAAAAGTGGATTTAACTGTTGATGTCAGCGAAAAAGAAGCCCGTGAAATGACCAAAAGATTGGCAAAAGAAGAAGGAATTTTTGCGGGTATGAGCAGCGGAGGATCTGTGTCTGTGGCTGTAAAAATTGCCAATCAACTAGAGTCCGGCGTGGTGGTTGCTGTTATCTGTGACCGTGGCGATCGCTATTTGTCTTCGGATTTATTTGACTAA
- a CDS encoding cupin domain-containing protein: MNALFLGVLLIQSTSLHAQDPMKVAHNVYKKVLLDNERVRVMEVVFPPGVATAWHSHPDHTVYAETAGRIQITDKGKPAATIDVKAGTAMFLPAVTHMAKNVGNTTLKLIVTEIKPQKK, translated from the coding sequence ATGAATGCCCTTTTTCTTGGTGTGCTCCTGATTCAAAGTACCAGTTTACATGCCCAAGATCCTATGAAAGTAGCACACAATGTGTATAAAAAAGTGCTGCTTGACAATGAAAGAGTGAGAGTTATGGAAGTTGTATTTCCTCCAGGCGTGGCAACAGCTTGGCACAGCCATCCTGACCATACTGTTTATGCTGAAACTGCTGGTAGAATTCAAATAACAGACAAAGGCAAACCTGCTGCCACCATCGATGTTAAAGCAGGTACAGCCATGTTTCTGCCTGCTGTAACTCATATGGCAAAAAATGTCGGGAATACTACTTTAAAATTAATAGTAACAGAAATAAAGCCTCAAAAAAAATAA
- the ilvD gene encoding dihydroxy-acid dehydratase, which yields MRSDEVKKGYQRAPHRSLFRATGLVDEDFDKPFIGVANSFIEIIPGHFFLDRVSRIIKEEIKANGCVPFEFNTIGVDDGIAMGHDGMLFSLPSRELIANSIETVMNAHKLDAMIAIPNCDKIVPGMIMGALRVDVPTIFVSGGPMKKGHTKDGVPIDLATAFEAVGKFEAGEMNEEELKDIECNACPSGGSCSGMFTANSMNTLMEAMGIALPGNGTILALTKEREELYRSAARRICEIAKDKALTEKFKLRNILNENAVKNAFAVDMAMGGSSNTVLHMLAIAKEANVNFNLEDINSISKRVSHIAKISPSLSTVHMEDINKAGGVNAVMKEMTKRGDDILLENLTISGETVMEKIKDAYIKDTNIIHTIDNPYSKVGGLAVLYGNLAEQGAVIKTAGITGDRVFTGTAVCFDGQLEAVAGITGGKVKAGNVVVIRYEGPKGGPGMQEMLAPTSLIMGMGLGAKVALITDGRFSGATRGASIGHVSPEAAEGGMIGLLKDGDEIHIDVDQYILSVNLSDEEIAKRRAEFVPVKKELTSRWLGQYRSLVTNASSGAVLKSDLF from the coding sequence ATGAGAAGTGATGAAGTAAAAAAAGGGTACCAAAGAGCGCCCCATAGATCATTGTTTAGAGCAACAGGATTAGTAGACGAGGATTTTGACAAACCATTTATCGGTGTTGCCAATTCATTTATAGAAATAATTCCGGGACACTTTTTTCTAGATAGAGTTTCCCGAATCATAAAAGAAGAAATAAAGGCCAATGGATGCGTTCCGTTCGAATTCAACACTATTGGTGTTGATGACGGTATCGCTATGGGACATGACGGTATGCTTTTTTCATTGCCTTCAAGAGAACTCATCGCCAATTCCATCGAAACAGTTATGAATGCACACAAACTGGACGCCATGATAGCCATTCCAAACTGCGACAAAATTGTTCCAGGAATGATTATGGGTGCTTTACGTGTGGATGTTCCAACTATATTTGTGAGTGGTGGTCCAATGAAAAAAGGACATACTAAAGATGGTGTGCCAATTGACCTAGCCACAGCTTTTGAAGCCGTTGGAAAATTCGAAGCCGGCGAAATGAACGAGGAAGAACTTAAAGATATTGAATGCAACGCTTGTCCTAGCGGCGGAAGTTGTTCGGGGATGTTTACAGCAAACTCCATGAATACACTTATGGAAGCCATGGGAATTGCATTGCCTGGAAATGGAACTATTTTGGCTTTGACAAAAGAACGTGAAGAACTTTACAGAAGCGCTGCCAGAAGAATTTGCGAAATTGCCAAAGACAAAGCGCTTACCGAAAAGTTCAAACTTAGAAATATCCTTAACGAAAATGCTGTAAAAAATGCATTTGCCGTTGATATGGCGATGGGCGGTAGTTCTAATACCGTTTTACACATGTTGGCAATTGCCAAAGAAGCTAATGTTAACTTCAATCTTGAAGACATCAACAGCATCTCAAAAAGAGTTTCGCATATTGCAAAAATTTCTCCAAGTTTGTCAACTGTTCACATGGAAGACATCAACAAAGCAGGTGGTGTAAATGCAGTAATGAAAGAAATGACCAAAAGAGGTGATGATATTTTATTGGAAAACCTTACCATAAGTGGCGAAACTGTAATGGAAAAAATTAAAGACGCCTATATAAAAGACACCAACATTATTCACACCATTGACAACCCTTATTCTAAAGTAGGTGGTTTGGCTGTTTTATACGGTAATTTGGCCGAGCAAGGTGCCGTGATTAAAACCGCAGGAATCACTGGAGACCGAGTTTTCACAGGTACTGCAGTTTGTTTTGACGGTCAACTAGAAGCCGTTGCCGGAATTACAGGTGGTAAAGTAAAAGCCGGAAACGTAGTCGTTATTCGATACGAAGGTCCAAAAGGTGGTCCAGGAATGCAGGAAATGCTAGCCCCAACTTCCTTGATTATGGGAATGGGCTTGGGAGCCAAAGTTGCATTAATAACAGATGGTAGATTTAGTGGTGCAACTCGTGGAGCCAGTATCGGTCACGTTAGTCCAGAAGCTGCCGAAGGTGGTATGATCGGATTGCTTAAAGATGGTGACGAAATTCATATTGATGTGGATCAATATATTTTGTCTGTGAATTTGAGTGATGAAGAAATTGCCAAAAGAAGAGCAGAATTTGTTCCTGTGAAAAAAGAATTGACTTCAAGATGGTTAGGCCAATACAGAAGCTTGGTTACCAATGCAAGCAGCGGAGCCGTTTTGAAATCAGATTTGTTTTAA
- the cysK gene encoding cysteine synthase A has protein sequence MIHNNILETIGNTPHVKINKLFGPDTNVWVKLEKTNPGASIKDRIALSMIEDAEQKGLLQKGSTIIEATSGNTGIGLAMVAAVKGYRLILVMPDSMSIERRRLMSIYGAEFVLTPREKGMKGSLEKANELIKEIPNSWSPLQFDNPSNIEIHKTTTAQEILKAFPNGLDYLITGVGTGGHLTGCAEVLKQHYPNLKIFAVEPELSPVISGGAPSPHPIQGIGAGFIPTNLHTEILDGTIQVSKDEAYEYAQRAAKEEGILLGISSGAALAAVAKKLKEIPSDSKVLTFCYDTGERYLSIEGLFE, from the coding sequence ATGATACACAACAACATATTAGAAACGATTGGTAATACCCCACATGTAAAAATCAATAAATTGTTCGGTCCAGATACAAATGTTTGGGTAAAACTCGAAAAAACAAATCCTGGAGCCAGCATCAAAGACAGAATTGCTTTGTCGATGATAGAAGATGCAGAGCAAAAAGGATTACTGCAAAAAGGCAGCACTATAATAGAAGCCACTTCTGGAAATACAGGAATTGGACTTGCAATGGTTGCAGCCGTAAAAGGATACAGATTAATTCTGGTAATGCCAGATTCCATGTCGATAGAAAGACGTAGACTGATGAGTATTTATGGAGCCGAATTTGTACTGACTCCACGCGAAAAAGGAATGAAAGGATCTCTGGAAAAAGCTAATGAATTAATCAAAGAAATTCCAAATTCATGGTCTCCTTTACAATTTGACAACCCTTCGAATATCGAAATTCATAAAACAACCACTGCTCAGGAAATATTAAAAGCTTTTCCAAATGGATTGGATTATTTGATTACGGGAGTTGGAACCGGCGGACATCTTACTGGCTGCGCCGAAGTGCTTAAACAACATTATCCAAATCTAAAAATATTTGCTGTAGAACCCGAATTATCCCCTGTTATAAGTGGAGGAGCACCTTCACCCCACCCTATTCAAGGTATTGGAGCTGGTTTTATCCCAACCAATTTACACACAGAAATCCTTGACGGGACCATACAAGTAAGTAAAGATGAAGCCTATGAATATGCACAGAGAGCTGCCAAAGAAGAGGGTATTCTTCTAGGAATTTCTTCGGGGGCAGCTTTGGCCGCTGTCGCAAAAAAACTAAAAGAGATTCCATCAGATTCCAAAGTACTTACCTTTTGCTATGACACCGGAGAACGCTATTTAAGCATCGAAGGTTTATTCGAATAA
- a CDS encoding ABC transporter ATP-binding protein yields the protein MKAKAFDTRLFKRILTYTKPYKWRFNGVIIFAISLSVFAALRPYLLKQTVDSYIQPKDQNGLLIYISLMGFVLLLEVLSQFFFVYWANWLGQDIVKDIRIKLFKHILSFRMKYFDLVPVGQLVTRSVSDIEAIARIFSQGLFMIISDLMKMVVVLLFMFYMNWKLTWIVIVAMPILVFITRIFQKKMQVAFEEVRTQIANMNSFVQERVTGMKIVQLFHREDIEAEKFRIINEKHNRAWIKTILYNSIFFPIADIISSLTLGFVVLYGGFNILHGDNTTTFGDLFSYTMFISMLFNPLRQIADKFNEMQLGMIAANRVFDILDTQDQIQDTGTIEAPLFDGDIRFEDVRFGYIPDEEVIKGINLDVKASQTIAIVGSTGAGKSTIINLLNRFYEINSGSIFIDDHNIENYTLSSLRKQIAVVLQDVFLFADTIYNNITLNNPEITREKVLDAAKKIGVHDFIMSLPDNYDFDVKERGVMLSSGQRQLIAFLRAYVSNPSILILDEATSSIDTYSEELIQRATETITKGRTSIVIAHRLATIVNADKIVVMDKGHIVEQGTHQELINQEKGHYKNLYDSQFSTSNSDSFL from the coding sequence TTGAAAGCAAAAGCATTTGATACCCGATTATTCAAGAGAATTTTAACTTACACCAAACCCTATAAATGGCGTTTTAATGGGGTGATTATTTTTGCCATTTCATTATCGGTATTTGCGGCGCTTCGCCCTTATTTGCTCAAGCAAACCGTTGACAGTTATATTCAGCCCAAAGACCAAAACGGTTTATTGATTTATATTTCTTTAATGGGTTTTGTGCTGTTACTTGAGGTTTTGTCTCAATTTTTCTTTGTGTATTGGGCCAACTGGCTTGGTCAGGATATCGTGAAAGATATTCGGATTAAACTATTCAAACACATTTTGAGTTTCCGAATGAAATATTTTGACTTGGTTCCAGTGGGTCAGCTTGTAACCCGTTCCGTATCTGATATTGAAGCGATTGCACGCATTTTCAGCCAAGGATTATTTATGATTATTAGCGACTTGATGAAGATGGTCGTGGTACTTCTTTTTATGTTTTACATGAACTGGAAACTCACTTGGATTGTGATTGTTGCGATGCCTATATTAGTTTTCATTACCCGAATTTTCCAAAAAAAGATGCAAGTTGCCTTTGAAGAAGTACGAACCCAAATAGCCAATATGAACTCTTTTGTCCAAGAAAGAGTAACCGGAATGAAAATCGTTCAGCTTTTTCATCGCGAAGACATTGAAGCCGAAAAATTCAGAATTATCAACGAAAAACACAATAGAGCTTGGATAAAAACCATTTTGTACAACTCCATTTTCTTTCCAATTGCAGATATTATTTCGTCACTAACACTTGGTTTTGTTGTTTTATACGGAGGATTCAACATTTTGCATGGAGACAACACCACCACATTTGGGGATTTATTTTCATACACGATGTTTATCAGTATGTTGTTTAATCCGTTGCGCCAAATTGCGGATAAATTCAACGAAATGCAACTGGGAATGATTGCCGCCAACCGTGTTTTTGACATCTTGGACACCCAAGACCAAATACAAGATACAGGAACTATCGAAGCTCCGTTATTTGATGGAGACATCCGTTTTGAGGATGTTCGTTTTGGCTACATTCCAGACGAAGAAGTAATAAAAGGAATCAACCTTGATGTCAAAGCGAGTCAGACGATTGCGATTGTTGGTTCTACCGGAGCCGGAAAATCGACTATCATTAATTTACTGAATCGTTTCTACGAAATCAATAGCGGTTCCATTTTCATAGACGATCATAATATTGAAAATTACACTTTAAGTTCGTTGCGCAAGCAAATTGCTGTTGTTTTGCAGGACGTGTTTCTTTTTGCCGATACTATCTACAACAACATAACACTCAACAATCCCGAAATCACGAGAGAAAAAGTACTTGACGCAGCCAAGAAAATAGGCGTGCATGATTTCATTATGAGTTTGCCGGACAATTATGATTTTGATGTAAAAGAGCGTGGCGTAATGCTTTCGTCAGGGCAACGACAACTTATTGCATTTTTGAGGGCATATGTGAGTAATCCGAGTATCTTGATTCTTGACGAAGCAACTTCGTCTATCGATACCTATTCGGAGGAATTAATTCAGAGAGCGACCGAAACGATTACCAAAGGAAGGACTTCGATTGTAATTGCCCACCGATTGGCAACAATTGTAAATGCTGATAAAATTGTCGTGATGGACAAAGGTCATATCGTAGAACAAGGAACTCATCAGGAATTAATAAATCAGGAAAAAGGACATTATAAAAACTTGTACGATTCGCAGTTTAGCACTTCCAATTCGGATAGTTTTTTATAA
- the truA gene encoding tRNA pseudouridine(38-40) synthase TruA has protein sequence MRYFIKLAYNGTKYNGWQIQPNAPSVQETMNKAFSVILRTEINLMGAGRTDTGVHAKEMYAHFDYDSVLEIPSLIHKLNSFLPKDIVIYDIFEVSDEAHTRFDATKRTYEYHINTFKDAFLQDQSCYFHQKLDLDLMNEAAKTLLNHTDFQCFSKVNTDVNTFDCTIFEAYWTQENGKLIFTISANRFLRNMVRSIVGTLINIGLHKITLNDFETIIKGKNREKAGFSVPAHGLYLTKIEYDFEKIRQLGN, from the coding sequence TTGAGATATTTTATAAAACTGGCATACAACGGGACCAAATATAACGGCTGGCAAATTCAACCGAATGCTCCTTCTGTGCAAGAAACCATGAACAAAGCATTTTCGGTTATTCTCAGAACCGAGATTAATCTTATGGGAGCGGGAAGAACAGACACAGGAGTTCATGCCAAAGAAATGTATGCCCATTTTGATTATGATTCGGTTTTGGAGATTCCAAGTTTAATACACAAACTCAATTCTTTTCTACCAAAAGACATTGTGATTTATGATATTTTTGAAGTTTCAGATGAAGCACATACTCGTTTTGATGCCACCAAAAGAACTTATGAATACCATATAAATACTTTTAAGGATGCATTTCTTCAGGATCAAAGCTGTTATTTTCATCAAAAACTGGATTTAGATTTAATGAATGAAGCCGCAAAAACATTATTAAATCATACCGATTTTCAATGTTTTTCTAAAGTAAATACCGATGTAAACACTTTTGATTGCACTATATTTGAAGCGTATTGGACACAGGAAAACGGAAAATTAATTTTTACCATTTCGGCCAATCGTTTTCTACGAAACATGGTTCGGTCTATTGTGGGAACTTTAATCAACATAGGATTGCATAAAATCACTTTGAATGATTTTGAAACCATTATCAAAGGCAAAAACAGGGAAAAAGCAGGATTTTCGGTTCCGGCACATGGTTTATATTTAACCAAAATAGAATATGATTTTGAGAAAATTAGACAATTGGGTAATTAG
- a CDS encoding aldo/keto reductase: protein MNYRKLGKTNFNISEIALGTWQVGGKWGSPFNDKTADELINTAIDKGVNFIDTADVYENGLSETAVGRVVKSRSERVYIATKCGRHINPHVNEGYQPKVLQKYIEDSLKRMGLETIDLIQLHCPPTQVFYRPEIFELFDRLKEQGKIQNLGVSVEKVEEGLKAIEYSNVTTVQIIFNLFRQRPSELFFKEAQKKDIGIIARVPLASGLLTGLFDSKTTFGEQDHRNFNREGAAFDKGETFSGINYELGLKAVDALKELFPKATNLAPIALQWILSFNEVSCIIPGASKESHVLSNLSVYDFPQLTPEKIKAMNSIYEQYIKPQVHQLW, encoded by the coding sequence ATGAATTACCGCAAACTAGGAAAAACCAATTTTAATATATCAGAAATAGCGCTTGGCACATGGCAGGTGGGCGGAAAATGGGGTTCTCCTTTCAATGATAAAACGGCAGATGAATTAATCAATACTGCCATTGATAAAGGCGTAAATTTTATAGACACTGCCGACGTTTATGAAAATGGTCTGAGCGAAACCGCTGTTGGGAGAGTGGTAAAATCCCGTTCCGAACGTGTCTATATCGCAACAAAATGTGGAAGACATATCAATCCGCACGTAAATGAAGGCTATCAACCTAAAGTATTACAAAAATATATAGAAGACAGTTTGAAAAGAATGGGATTGGAAACAATCGATCTTATTCAGTTACACTGTCCACCAACCCAAGTATTTTACCGTCCGGAAATTTTTGAACTTTTTGACCGTTTGAAAGAACAGGGAAAAATTCAAAATTTGGGTGTAAGTGTAGAAAAAGTCGAAGAAGGTCTAAAAGCCATCGAATACTCCAATGTAACGACTGTTCAGATTATCTTTAATCTTTTCCGTCAGCGCCCTTCCGAATTATTTTTCAAAGAAGCACAGAAAAAAGACATCGGAATCATTGCCAGAGTACCACTTGCCAGTGGATTACTGACTGGATTATTCGATTCTAAAACTACTTTTGGAGAACAAGATCATAGAAATTTCAATCGTGAAGGAGCTGCATTTGACAAAGGAGAAACCTTTTCGGGAATTAATTATGAACTGGGATTAAAAGCAGTTGATGCTTTAAAAGAACTTTTCCCGAAAGCGACTAATTTGGCACCAATTGCCTTGCAATGGATTTTGAGTTTTAACGAAGTTAGCTGTATTATTCCCGGAGCATCAAAGGAAAGTCACGTTTTGTCGAATCTGTCAGTATATGATTTTCCACAATTAACTCCTGAAAAAATCAAAGCCATGAACTCCATTTACGAGCAATACATCAAGCCGCAAGTGCATCAGCTTTGGTAA
- a CDS encoding metallophosphoesterase family protein, with protein MKKILLLSDTHSHIDDTILKYVAQADEVWHAGDIGDLVVTDTIKKLKPLRCVYGNIDDTQARLEFPLHNRFFCEGVDVWITHIGGYPGKYNPALKAEMASNPPKLFICGHSHILKVIFDKKNNLLHMNPGAAGKSGFHQVRTMLRFVIDGVAIKDLEIIEIDKKV; from the coding sequence ATGAAAAAAATTCTCCTCCTTTCGGATACGCACAGTCATATTGATGACACAATTTTAAAATATGTCGCTCAGGCCGATGAGGTTTGGCATGCGGGTGATATTGGGGATTTGGTGGTTACCGATACGATAAAAAAGCTAAAACCGCTGCGCTGTGTGTATGGCAATATTGATGATACTCAAGCGAGGTTGGAATTTCCGTTGCACAATCGTTTTTTTTGCGAAGGAGTTGATGTTTGGATAACGCATATTGGTGGCTATCCCGGGAAATACAATCCGGCTCTGAAGGCTGAAATGGCATCGAATCCCCCAAAATTGTTCATTTGTGGCCATTCGCATATTTTGAAAGTGATTTTTGATAAAAAGAATAATCTATTGCATATGAATCCGGGAGCTGCGGGAAAGAGTGGTTTTCATCAGGTGCGTACGATGCTTCGTTTTGTGATAGACGGAGTGGCAATTAAAGATTTGGAAATTATCGAAATAGATAAAAAAGTGTGA
- the lpdA gene encoding dihydrolipoyl dehydrogenase: MKYDIIVLGSGPGGYVTAIRASQLGFKVAVVEKENLGGVCLNWGCIPTKALLKSAQVFDYLKHASDYGLTVKEFDKDFSAVVNRSRGVAEGMSKGVQFLMKKNKIDVIEGFGKLKPGKKLDVTDKDGKVTEYSADHIIIATGARSRELPNLPQDGVKVIGYRQAMTLPTQPKSMIIVGSGAIGVEFAHFYNSMGTEVTIVEFMPNVVPVEDEDISKQFERSLKKSGINVMTNSSVEKIDTSGNGVKAFVKTAKGEVVLEADILLSAVGIKTNIENIGLEEVGIAVDRDKILVNAYNATNIPGYYAIGDVTPGQALAHVASAEGINCVEKIKGLHVEPIDYGNVPGCTYATPEIASVGLTEKAAKEKGYELKIGKFPFSASGKAKAAGNADGFVKVIFDAKYGEWLGCHMIGAGVTDMIAEAVVARKLETTGHEILKAIHPHPTMSEAVMEAVADAYGEVIHL; the protein is encoded by the coding sequence ATGAAATACGATATTATAGTTTTAGGAAGTGGTCCTGGAGGATATGTTACAGCAATTAGAGCCTCTCAATTAGGATTTAAAGTGGCTGTGGTTGAAAAAGAAAACCTTGGTGGTGTTTGCTTGAACTGGGGATGTATCCCAACGAAAGCATTATTGAAATCGGCTCAGGTTTTTGATTATTTGAAACATGCTTCGGATTACGGATTGACTGTAAAAGAATTTGACAAAGACTTCTCAGCTGTTGTAAACAGAAGTAGAGGTGTTGCTGAAGGAATGAGCAAAGGTGTTCAATTCTTGATGAAAAAAAATAAAATCGACGTTATTGAAGGTTTTGGAAAACTAAAACCAGGAAAAAAACTTGACGTTACCGATAAAGACGGAAAAGTTACTGAATATAGTGCAGATCACATTATTATTGCTACTGGAGCTCGTTCTCGTGAGTTGCCAAACTTGCCGCAAGATGGTGTAAAAGTTATTGGTTACCGTCAAGCAATGACATTACCAACGCAACCAAAATCGATGATTATTGTAGGTTCTGGAGCTATTGGAGTGGAGTTTGCACATTTCTACAACTCAATGGGAACAGAGGTTACCATCGTAGAATTTATGCCAAACGTTGTTCCTGTTGAAGACGAAGATATCTCTAAGCAATTTGAGCGTTCTTTGAAAAAATCTGGAATCAATGTAATGACCAACTCTTCTGTTGAGAAAATTGACACTAGCGGAAATGGCGTTAAAGCATTCGTTAAAACCGCAAAAGGAGAAGTAGTTCTAGAAGCTGATATTTTATTGTCTGCTGTTGGAATCAAAACTAACATCGAAAACATTGGATTGGAAGAAGTTGGTATTGCTGTTGACCGTGATAAAATATTGGTAAACGCATACAACGCTACTAACATTCCGGGATATTACGCAATTGGTGACGTAACTCCAGGACAAGCGTTGGCACACGTTGCTTCTGCTGAAGGAATTAACTGTGTTGAAAAAATCAAAGGGTTACACGTTGAACCAATCGATTACGGAAACGTTCCAGGTTGTACTTATGCTACTCCAGAAATCGCTTCTGTTGGTTTAACCGAAAAAGCGGCTAAAGAAAAAGGATACGAATTGAAAATTGGTAAATTCCCATTCTCTGCTTCTGGGAAAGCAAAAGCTGCCGGAAACGCTGATGGTTTTGTAAAAGTAATTTTTGATGCCAAATATGGCGAATGGTTAGGATGCCACATGATTGGTGCCGGTGTTACCGATATGATTGCTGAGGCTGTTGTAGCTCGTAAACTGGAAACTACTGGTCACGAAATCCTAAAAGCCATCCACCCTCACCCAACAATGAGCGAGGCAGTTATGGAAGCGGTTGCTGATGCTTACGGTGAAGTAATTCACTTGTAA
- the epsC gene encoding serine O-acetyltransferase EpsC — MTKDLIVQNISASKSHFSINYSIKTKTEAFTEKLFYTLFDSNAPMNESIDELEKQFKEIASLACKKKQDSCESAWDKFLHKLPSVLEDLNKDASYILENDPASNSLEEIYLAYPGFYAIAIYRLSHELYLLDLMLFSRLMSEYAHRITGTDIHAGATIASPFFIDHATGIVIGETSVIEKNVKIYQGVTLGALSVSKDMKNTKRHPTVEKNVCLYANATILGGTTVIGKNSIVGGNSWITKSIPADSIVMNTTTTEVKIKEKK; from the coding sequence ATGACCAAAGATCTGATTGTCCAAAATATTAGCGCTTCAAAAAGTCATTTTTCTATAAATTATAGCATAAAAACAAAAACAGAAGCCTTCACCGAAAAACTGTTTTACACTTTATTTGATTCGAATGCGCCGATGAATGAAAGCATCGATGAATTGGAAAAACAATTTAAGGAAATAGCCTCTTTGGCCTGCAAAAAAAAACAGGATTCCTGCGAAAGTGCCTGGGATAAATTTTTACATAAATTGCCCTCTGTACTTGAAGACCTGAACAAAGATGCTTCTTACATTTTAGAAAATGACCCTGCATCCAATAGTCTGGAAGAAATTTATCTTGCCTATCCCGGATTTTATGCCATTGCCATTTATCGATTGAGCCATGAATTATATCTTTTGGATTTAATGCTTTTTTCGAGACTAATGAGCGAATATGCCCATCGTATTACAGGAACTGATATTCATGCCGGTGCAACAATCGCATCACCTTTCTTTATCGATCATGCTACCGGAATTGTAATTGGTGAAACCTCAGTCATCGAAAAAAATGTAAAAATATACCAAGGGGTGACTTTGGGAGCATTGAGCGTAAGCAAAGACATGAAAAACACCAAAAGGCATCCTACCGTGGAAAAAAACGTTTGTTTATATGCCAATGCAACCATTTTGGGAGGCACAACAGTTATTGGTAAAAACAGTATTGTGGGCGGAAACTCATGGATAACCAAATCGATTCCTGCAGACTCAATCGTAATGAACACCACCACAACCGAAGTTAAAATAAAAGAGAAAAAATAA